In Legionella sp. PATHC035, a genomic segment contains:
- a CDS encoding gamma-glutamylcyclotransferase family protein — MNTEKLFSYGTLRYESVQLSNFGRKLQGAEDSLPGFGISKVRIKDLSVIATSGEDEHPIITYTGKSADSVEGMVFDVSAEELKKADSYEVADYKRIQVKLASGLYAWVYVHVDSIELTYSDN; from the coding sequence GTGAATACTGAAAAACTATTTTCTTATGGCACATTACGTTATGAATCAGTTCAATTAAGTAATTTTGGCAGAAAATTACAAGGAGCTGAAGATAGTCTTCCAGGGTTTGGTATATCTAAAGTAAGAATAAAAGACTTGAGTGTCATTGCTACAAGTGGTGAGGACGAGCATCCGATTATTACTTATACTGGAAAATCAGCAGATAGTGTCGAGGGTATGGTTTTTGATGTCAGTGCAGAAGAGTTAAAAAAAGCAGATTCGTACGAAGTGGCAGACTATAAACGAATTCAGGTTAAACTTGCTTCGGGCCTATATGCTTGGGTATATGTTCATGTTGACAGTATCGAATTAACTTATTCTGATAATTAA
- a CDS encoding APC family permease yields the protein MLKRDISTTNILIASAGGMIGSGWLFSPFISAQMAGSNSLISWGIATVFMLFIALPLCELGTMFPISGGMSNYPTFTHGKEVGFLFAWTSWLSYVVMTPIEIQAILQYSSHFFPLLIVKDSTTFTLSGYGYVAAISIMLFVVVLNSYGIKLLVECNKYASIIKFILPSIAIFSLLHVAPNLGNVQIDLSTKESWINIFTALSAGGIAFAFTGFQNGLILAGEVKNPQRNIPIAILGAVLIGFILYFMLQLSFIAAVPQKYLTNGWHALSYPGDSGPLVGLALLSGLSVVATLLLIDAAFSPFGTTLVYTAATSRILYGMALNDHLPKIFLKVNRHKIPYVTLYANLLVGMLSFLPFPGWQKLVAFLSSASILSYSIGPICLLAMRKLQPQTPRPFRLSGALVCSHIAFYFCNLMLYWCGFSVIWKLDIALLIGLLIYCIYHRKNTWDNSALLYWFLFYMMTILVISYLGVFGGIGILKFPFDLLSLLPLSIFILYSSQKLLSPERHEHIVSLSEESTTVLEEKILT from the coding sequence ATGTTAAAACGTGATATTTCAACAACTAACATTCTAATTGCCTCTGCGGGTGGAATGATTGGTTCCGGATGGTTATTTAGCCCATTCATCAGCGCCCAAATGGCAGGTAGCAATTCATTAATTTCATGGGGTATTGCTACTGTTTTTATGTTATTTATTGCACTTCCTTTGTGCGAACTTGGAACGATGTTTCCTATTTCTGGAGGAATGTCTAACTATCCAACCTTTACCCATGGTAAGGAAGTTGGATTTTTGTTTGCATGGACATCGTGGTTGTCTTATGTGGTTATGACTCCTATAGAAATTCAGGCAATTCTGCAATATTCAAGTCACTTTTTTCCACTATTAATTGTCAAAGACTCAACAACGTTTACACTTTCTGGATATGGTTATGTTGCCGCGATAAGCATCATGCTTTTTGTTGTTGTATTGAATTCCTATGGAATTAAATTGCTGGTTGAATGCAATAAGTATGCAAGTATTATTAAATTTATATTACCAAGCATAGCCATTTTTTCTTTACTTCATGTTGCACCAAACCTTGGCAACGTTCAAATTGATTTGTCTACAAAAGAAAGTTGGATAAATATTTTCACGGCACTTTCAGCTGGAGGTATTGCCTTTGCGTTTACTGGATTCCAGAATGGTTTGATATTGGCTGGGGAGGTAAAAAATCCACAGCGAAATATCCCCATTGCGATACTAGGGGCGGTGCTGATTGGATTTATCTTGTACTTCATGTTGCAATTGAGTTTTATCGCAGCGGTTCCTCAGAAATACCTAACTAATGGCTGGCATGCTCTAAGTTATCCAGGTGATAGCGGACCTTTAGTCGGATTAGCTTTACTCTCAGGACTCAGTGTTGTGGCAACTTTACTATTAATTGATGCTGCATTTTCCCCCTTTGGAACAACGCTCGTATATACAGCCGCAACGTCACGCATTTTATATGGGATGGCACTCAATGATCATTTACCTAAAATCTTTTTAAAGGTAAATCGGCATAAGATTCCTTATGTGACGTTGTATGCAAATTTATTGGTTGGAATGCTTTCATTTCTACCATTTCCTGGATGGCAAAAGTTGGTGGCTTTTCTATCTTCAGCAAGTATTTTGTCCTATAGCATCGGGCCTATATGTCTTTTAGCAATGCGTAAATTACAGCCACAAACACCAAGGCCTTTTAGACTGTCTGGTGCATTAGTTTGTTCTCATATTGCATTTTATTTTTGCAATTTAATGCTGTACTGGTGCGGATTTTCGGTCATATGGAAACTGGATATTGCTTTACTTATTGGTCTTCTGATTTATTGCATTTACCATCGTAAAAACACCTGGGATAATAGTGCACTTTTATATTGGTTTTTATTTTATATGATGACGATACTTGTTATCTCCTATTTGGGTGTTTTTGGAGGTATAGGTATTTTAAAGTTTCCCTTTGACTTGTTGAGTTTGTTGCCCTTAAGTATCTTTATTCTGTACTCATCTCAAAAATTGTTGAGTCCTGAGCGTCATGAACATATTGTCTCTCTCTCAGAAGAATCTACAACCGTGTTAGAGGAGAAGATTCTTACTTAA
- the dacB gene encoding D-alanyl-D-alanine carboxypeptidase/D-alanyl-D-alanine-endopeptidase, protein MRYSNYLWVIAAFFFNQMGCTQTLSEKIDGIIAQQLPHATVGILIKDAQSGQLVYSRNADKLLSPASGMKILTAAAALYQLKPDYRFITTLSRKNQDYYIQFTGSPSFTVGNLNSLLQYLQKNSEKVINGNVVIDSSQYQSPNYPSGTSYDDLGWYYAAPDTAAILNENKVVYELISAKELGKPAVVKPKTLPKALTLINEVVTVSKEEEKNHCSLNLEIKPQNTMRLYGCMIQEKNPKLIELAIPDPILLVKQVVKKAIDKSSLVLKGTILTGKSPSDAAFIASFQSKPLNKLIKHMLQQSDNLYANSITKKLGYTLTGKGSHKEGAFAIKKILSEHTHLDLSQMEIVDGEGTRYNLVTAEQMVILLSDLYQDKDMNRIFFEALPQAGVSGTLKDRMKKTMLEKKVYAKTGSMHDISSLSGYMINPNEKTFIFSIIINGVNQPLEKAKSLEEKILLALDEYSLEGSPT, encoded by the coding sequence GTGCGCTATTCTAATTATTTGTGGGTCATTGCTGCATTTTTCTTCAACCAAATGGGCTGTACTCAGACGCTTTCGGAAAAAATAGATGGGATTATTGCACAACAATTACCCCATGCAACTGTTGGCATACTGATTAAAGATGCCCAGAGCGGACAACTCGTTTATAGTCGAAATGCTGATAAGCTATTATCTCCAGCTAGTGGTATGAAGATACTTACAGCTGCAGCAGCGCTTTATCAATTAAAACCAGACTATCGTTTTATAACAACGCTGTCTCGAAAAAATCAAGATTACTATATTCAATTTACCGGTTCACCGTCTTTTACTGTTGGGAATTTGAATTCGTTGTTACAATATTTGCAAAAAAATAGCGAAAAGGTAATAAACGGCAATGTGGTGATTGATAGCTCACAATATCAATCTCCGAATTATCCAAGTGGGACCTCTTATGATGATTTGGGGTGGTATTATGCTGCTCCAGATACAGCGGCAATATTGAATGAAAATAAAGTGGTGTATGAGTTAATTAGTGCGAAAGAATTAGGCAAGCCTGCCGTGGTTAAACCCAAAACTCTGCCTAAAGCTTTAACACTTATTAATGAAGTGGTTACAGTGAGTAAAGAAGAGGAAAAGAATCATTGTAGTCTTAATCTTGAAATTAAACCGCAAAATACAATGCGATTATATGGCTGCATGATCCAAGAAAAAAATCCAAAGTTAATAGAACTTGCAATTCCTGACCCTATTTTATTGGTAAAACAAGTAGTCAAAAAAGCTATTGATAAAAGCAGCCTTGTTTTGAAAGGAACAATCCTTACCGGCAAATCCCCATCGGATGCTGCTTTTATTGCGAGTTTTCAATCTAAACCCCTTAATAAATTAATAAAACATATGTTACAGCAATCCGATAATCTCTATGCGAACAGTATAACCAAAAAATTAGGCTACACGCTCACAGGAAAGGGGTCTCATAAAGAAGGCGCTTTCGCTATTAAAAAAATATTATCTGAACATACACACCTGGATTTGTCTCAAATGGAGATCGTCGATGGAGAAGGAACTCGCTATAATTTGGTGACAGCCGAACAAATGGTAATCCTGCTGAGTGATCTTTATCAGGATAAAGATATGAACAGAATATTTTTCGAGGCTTTACCTCAAGCAGGTGTTTCAGGCACGCTAAAAGACAGAATGAAGAAGACCATGCTTGAGAAAAAAGTTTATGCCAAAACGGGTTCAATGCATGATATCTCTTCATTATCGGGCTACATGATCAATCCAAATGAAAAAACATTTATTTTTTCCATTATTATCAATGGAGTAAATCAACCCTTAGAAAAAGCTAAGTCACTTGAAGAGAAAATATTATTGGCTTTGGATGAATACAGTTTAGAAGGAAGTCCCACTTAA